The genomic DNA TTTCATTAGTGATGCTaaaggtatttaaaaaatacaatattctAAAATGTACCATCAGAATAGATGCCCTTTAGCAATGACAACCAAACAACCTCACTCAGCTGGTTTGTGAAAGTTAAAAAGTCTGCAATGCATACGGGacaccagtagcctagtggttagtgggcAGTGGGCTCCCCATGTATGGGGCCTATAGTCCTCTGGGTTCGAAtacaacctgtggctcctttccagcatgtcattccccactctctctctctccccaatttctgactctatcccctgtcctgtctctaaaataatgGCCTAAGAAGCCCCaaaagaaacctttaaaaaaaagtctgcatggTATCTACAGCTGTTTGctaattttttaaataacatgaatGGCACCggttatcaaaacatttttttaaagcttttacaAATGCATTCAACATGTCTGTCAGGCTTAAACGATACACACAATGTATGTTGGTGAGGCTACACGCAGAACAGCTTGTAAAAGGTTCAGACATTAACAGCAAGCTGGAGAGGAAACATTTTTGGATTGGGAATACCTGTAGACTGGATTAGTGAATACTGGTTTTGCTGCAGTTATTCTAAATGGTAACGTGGTGACAGGTTAATGAGCTCTTAAAGCCACAGTAGCACCTTTAAAGCCACTTACATTGATTCGAGACAGTGGATCCCCAGCCGCTGACTTGGCAGGTCTCTCCAGGCTGCGGGCATCGACTGGGCAGGGGGATGGGCCGGACGTGCTGGTTGAAGCGAGCTGGTTCAGCCAGTCGGACCATGGCCAGACTGTGGAGGGGTGAGCGGTAGGGGCCGTGTGTGATGACGTCGGCGACCTGAATGTGCTGCTCGGTGCCCTCGTCCACAGTCGCATCATGTTCCCCCAGAGATGCTGTGCTGCTGTAGGGTCTGTACGGACAGGGAGGTGGGGACTGTGATTTATTACTCAGATTTAAACTCCTCAGGCAGACACAGGCCCATGGTCGAGGGTCAttataaaaaaggaacaaaaggtTATTGAAtatgattagatttttttttttcaaagtagttcataacaacagaaaaaactACAACTAAACAAAAGTTTGAACTTAATTTTTAAAATATCGTACAGGTTTTTGGAACGGTTATTTTTCTGAAGCTTTTGAGGGAAAGGGAATAATAAAAGGCTGGATTATATTGATACATGGTTGAATTGTTAAAAGCACCAAGGTCTTAAAGAGCCCAAATGTGTGTTTCCTGCTGGATATTCTAAAGTATAACAAATGCTTTTTCGTAAAAAATAATCCTGTCATTTACCAAAACTGCATCATTTTACatcaataagacaaaaaaaaccccacaaaaaTAGGCCTTTTAATTCAACACCAGTGTAAGCTTTTGTGTGGCATTAGTACTTACAAGGGTGCACAGCTAAATGAGGTCACTATCCACCATTCATTAATAAGAGCTCCACTGCAGGACGACCGTTCACCATGTAGATAGACCTGCCAGGGTCTGGAGTCAGGCTGACACACCTTGTTGTCCGGCAGGGGAGACGCTCCTGTGACACAACAACCAGACAACAGACAAATTAAGTATCTTTTCTAATATTTCatcttttactttaaatataACAAACTTTCTATTTACCTGCAAGCCCCAGAGTAACTGTCAAAAGGAGAAGATTCatgctgtctctctctattgTTCCAGTTGTGATACAGTGGCTGTTTTGATTCGTTTTTTATACCTGGAAGCTATTGAGGACAGTGGGAAGGACAGATGACTTTATTTCCTCCAAGCATAATTTCCAGTTTAGCCATAAACTTTGTGATGACCTTATCAGAGGAATGTTCAATATCTCCTTTTAACAATACATCCGGGTAGAGTGACAGGaaacttttgttctttttctggaGAACaaggaaatacttttttatgGGTTGGAAAGGAAAACTTCAGGTGTGGAAGATTTTAGTGTTTTAGTGaaggttattttattttgaaggttattGACCAGGTCAGAGGGTGATATAACAAGAGGAGACGTTATCACAAATGAATTAATAACACAAATCAGGATTACTAGACTAAGGAAAGGTAGAACACCTACTTGAGAGAAACAGAAGGCTGGAGATGGACTACTTTCTCAGCAGCAATTTACTGTCATCCACATTTTTCTGCtacacaacaaccacaacacttccttgttactcatcacatgtcccgtcattagccaatcagaggttaggatgattaaactcaaggcaaacattatgacaaacacagCGGTAGATTCAATATCATTTAGTCACACTTACTAGGTGCTACTGCAAATATTAAAACGtgtaaatatatcaatattaacCTCGTAGactcaaatatgtaaatagttcactgtataaatgttacttattttttaacttaaacttaaatacatggattaactcaaatatattaattcacttcacttttaaatcttacacATGTATCCTGTTAATGCCAAATAGGCTGAAGTCAAGACCATAATGTGCTGATAAATACTGTCAAggcattttctttaaaatgacaagCAAATAATTCAAAGAAGAGAAGACGTCGagcacaaaaaatatttaaaaaatgtgagtgAGTATTAGCTCTTGTATTAGAATATGTGATGTATGCAGGACATCTTTAATCCAActagatttcattttttgtatttgacaATGTGATATTAATTAAATCAGTTTCCAATATGAACAGACTTTGTGAGCATTCGTACCCATGTCCAAACACGAGAAGCACCTTTAAGCTCATGTGAGCCGTTTATAGCTGGTTGTGAAACAGACTAGAATTGATGTTGATGTCTCTTTACAAATGCAAACAAGACCAACAGATAAAGATAGATCATTTTCCAaatagctgctgctgcagtagTGTCAGATAAAGGAATTAACATCACGCTGaagaaacaaccttttttttttctatggaaAAGGTTCTCAAtgagtgatgtgttttaatGGTACATAACAAAtcaagaagacttgaaaagtaCCTCTAGGGGGACCCATAACctaaaaccaaaaccaaaattCATCCCAGGAGCATTAAAGAACCAGCACTTTCTCTCACATGAAATAAcattattctacaattcacttagcagacgcttttatccaaagcgacgtacatcacagagtaagtacaacactaatccattcatacacctccaccgaagcagcgggagcaatgcagggttaagtgtctcgcccaaggacacatcggacatgttgctcagctggggatctcTTTCGCTCACATGAAATAACATTATATGTCAAAATCTGATTTGGGGGGCGCACACAGGCGCACAAGGGgcaaacacagacactcaaccccaagtAGCTCGGCAGAATGTGAATGtctgtgaatgggattagttacttctgatggttacGTAGAAACCCCTGTCATCAGTGTgggaatgggtgtgaatgggtaggtggaatgttgcggtgtaaaagcagtccatttaccatgtatCAAATAACAACAGGCTGAAGTCATGTAAAATGCATTTTGCTCTAAATAAATGATTCCCCTATGTAATTCAACTTACCATTTTGTATCAGCAGCTGAGGTAATGTTTTACTGGAGCATTGAAAATACTTAAACATCTCGTTCGTCTTGTGTTTGTCTGGCAGATTTTCCATCTTTTAACATCTCAATATAATTTTACTTGAAAGAAAATGACTCTCTtgtttgtgagaaaaaaaacacatgttgatttatgcattaattaaaaatcacaacattctTGCATCAATGGTtgtcagaaataaacaaaacaaacctcatAGTTTATGTATTCATCTCAgcttacattttacatttagttACTTTTCATCTATTGTCAGGCCCATAAGAAGCATCGGTTCTTGAGCTGCGTCTTCAGACAGGCCAAATAATTGTAatttatttgatgaaaaaaaaagatcttttatCAACCACAGACTCTGggtttttttattgtataaatatttatttcaagaTAAGACACAAATATCCAAATTCTCCAGAGGTGAGATGACCATTAGAGTAAACACAACCATCAGACGGTGGCTGTGAATCATTCAATAATGTTGCattgtttttagtttctgaTTCTGCCTATGCAGAAGTTTATTGAACCATGATAAGAAGCTGTGTGTTCATTCGCTTGTTATTCTGTATTTTAGTTTCCTCTATCCGTGTTGTTTGTGAAAGGATGACAGTCCCAGCTAGGGTggggttgtgggggggggggggggggggtatcttCATTTAGCTGCTGTTTGATGAACAACAATGTCGACCTTGTCGTGAGAAGCTTGAAAGTGGCTGTCAGAAAAGGTAGCTGAGGTGATTGGAAGTTAGTTCTTGTTTACTGCTGGGGGTAAAAGAAGTAGTAAAGCTGGTCCTGGAGGACGCCAGTGTATGTGGTCACAGCTGTGGTGGTGTCAGTGTAGAGATTCCTGTTGgggcaaaaacacagaaagaaaagaatctGAATATAAACCGAATTTTCTTAACAGACCATCAGTGATATATCTTCATGTAAAACCTCTTCATACTTTGCCTTCTCCTCCAGCTTCAGGCCCTTGATGCTCTCCAGGTATCCTCTGGCGGTGTTGATGGTGCTGTCATAGTACGACTTGACTGTGCCTGTGATCTTGGTGATGGTGCCCTGCTCTTCCTCAACCTGCCTCGGCATACGGAAGCTTTCGGCGTCTGCACAGAACAGTTCAAAGGGGGTCGGAGGGTCAGTACCACACTTTGTACACTTGTCTAATTTTGTAACTCCATGGTGTTAATAAATGCACTTACTGAGAGCTAAGATTGCAACCAGCACGGTGATAACCAGCAGCTTATTCATGGTGTCACTCGTACCTGTAAAGAATAACATTTACCTCACTTTttccactagagggagacattgtcaaacattttcacactccatttctttttttacagtatcATCCCAAAGGAGGGCTTGATTAACTCTGTGAAGACAAAACCTACAGTATTTACAGTAGGTCTAAGTCACTTAGCTAATGtcacaaaatatacattttctttcatttcgtTATCACATAAGACAAAACATTCCTGAATTTCTAAGTCGGTTAAATAGTTTAAGTAACAATCTCAGTACTCACTGTATTCCTCTCCTCAAATGAAGAAACAGAGTAAAAGGCTCCGCTGGCCCGGCCTGTTTATATAGGAGAGTAGATGTGTTGACTTGTCGATCTCGGAGCCAAAGTGCACTCTGCGGGAGATAAACCTGCGCTGTTGCCTGGTGTTTGTCTgcgtgagtttgtgtgtgtcactgtttcTTGATAAACAGACACTGGGGCTATCAGTATAAACACAATGAAGCACACAAGGTTTcaagaaagactttaaatgtcATCAAAAGCCACATAGGAATGGCGtctgatttgattttgttgACAGAGCGGAGctgttactgtatgtgtgtgtgacccttTGTTACATCAGAACCAATCATTCTCTGTTGATTAGGTTAGTAGTTCATTAATGCAACACGCTCATAAACCTCGGTTAAGACACTTGTGTTACTTGCATAATGGTTGTGATGTATTCATGTCACACCACAGCAGTCCTAAGTCCTGTTACGACAGTTCAGAAGTCTGAACACGTCATCAGGCTAATTCAGGTTATGAAAtacaacacacaaatatagaACAGACACCTTTCAGCTCCGTTCCAAGACACTGCCTTggagtgtttttctctttttctagAGAAAAGTAATGTCTTCCTGCTTTGATTGctgaagaaagttttttttctctatgaaTCTGAAACatagaattgttttttaaaaaagcagatgcGTGGAGTGTGAAAAAGGATGTGTCCCTTGTGCTCTTATGGTTGGGGAGCCGGGTTTAAAGTTGTTGCAAAGATCTGAAGCACTCACAAGGGTAATTCATGAAAAGCATTGTTTTATTCAGGCCTTCAGACTTATAAAAAACATGCCTACCCTTCCTCAGGGCAAGTAAAACAACTGTTTCTGGAAAACAAAGGTGctgtaatggtaaatggacttggacatggtaaagtgtttttagtcttctgaatactcaaagcacttttacacttcatgtcacattcacatttCTTTGTGACCAAAAAAAGTCATCATTCTATTTCTTATAAATCgcaacctttttttctgttctgaatTCTTTTAATCAAAAATAGCTGCAGTGAAGTTTTAAATCTGGTGTGTtacaagtttttctttttctgtaatgTTCTGACGGGCTAACATCTGAGCCCGTCATGTGATCCGGTCTCACATGTCATGTTGCCTGTGACCTCAGAGAGTGGGTCAGATGAGGACAGAGTTCAAAATGCAAGCGTGCTAATGTGTCTGACCCAATGTAGCAATGATTTAGTACTGAGAGGATTGACTTGACCACATACGACATTTGGCTGCACAAATGCGCTATAATTCATACAGAAACACTCACACTATAGTCTGTCTGTGCCGATCTTTGTTGTGGTTGTGTGACAAATTCAGCGCTTTCAATTACAGCGCTTTGCAGGATTGCATGTTTATTTGATGCCCATGCTCCATATGGCCCCAATTCAACTGACCTCAGCCAAAGCCAACATTTGTTTACAACAAATTCAGTTAGTCATAATTCATTGAGATCATGGTAACAACACTGAGAAGTTGTACACGACCATAACTATAACTATTAGCAACATACAGCTAACTTAAGTAAGTAAGTCCTTCATTTAAAACTCTTCACATGTATTGTCAGAATCTTCTATTGTCATCGccatcaaaacaatgaaaggcATTTAGCAGATCTTTGCAAGTTTCAGCCCCGATGAAAACacaggggaaaaaacacaacatcaaatcACAGAAGTTAAAGGCACTGTAGTATGaaaaactcaacaaaaaaatttGGCCAAGTGGatttaaacagtttttacaacaatacacactaaacagaaataattcattaaTGATGAAAATACTGTGCTGGTGCTTTGATTGCTGTTTTTGACCATAACTATAGATGTCTCATTGTTATTGAGAAAAGTGTATATTTTTCTTGCGCCTTATCATTcttatatcaatcaatcaatcaatcattatttgtatagcgccaattcagaAGTGTTATCTTTAGACGCTTTACTCAAGAGCATATGGAATAATATGCAGGAATTTCTCCTCTGTATTCCTTGCGTTCCtcttgtccacacttccttgctgctgaggtggaggtcggagcaggccgtgcatgaatgaggacaaCGGTGGTTGAGGGGACGGCAGAGTCCGACGGTGGTGGCTCGCTGGGTTGGTAGTAGTgtcagatcacctcgctgaggGTTGGAGTAGCTCTTATATAATATTGCACACATACCTACATCTTTATAagtatttataaatatatttatacattatatTTATACTACTTTAACTTATCCTATACTACacataaataatacaattaGCTTAAAGATCATTTACATCTGCTGTCCCATGGCCGGTCACAGTTAAAACatcacaaagataaaaaaaagtcacagaaaaACTTGACTGTGGCACATATGAAAAGGGATCATAGCTTGCATGAAGGTCTTTGCAGCATTCATTAGAAGAAAGTCTCTGATGTCTGAAATTTGCCAAGTTGTACTTGATGAGTTTTATCAACTTTTCATTAAGACTTGAATCAAGCATTATGCCATGACATTCAACGCACTTCCGTTTTCAATCTTCTCAGCCTTAATGAAGAGTCTTCTTTAATAGGATGTTTTGTTTGAAGAAGAACatgccttttgttttgtttgttatgaGATTACTGATCAGAAACTTCCTAACTGCTAGCCCAGCTGTTTTTGCATGTGAAGATAAAACAGTGTTGTAGGCATAGTTTGCAGATCTATCGCACTTGTGGAACGTCATTAATGTAAAGACTAAATAATAGAAGGCCCACTATTGAACCTTGATGCACTCCCATTGTACACTTGAGGTTGCTTGACAATGTTCTGTTAACTTAAACAGACCCTGACTATCAGAAAAGAAGATATCCATGCTAGCCGTCTAGATgaaaatttttattttaattcagcAAGTTTGTTATAAGAACATTGTGATTTATCGCTTTGTGCATTCTAAGAAATACTGCAAATACCCTTGTCAAGCTGAGATTGAATCTGCTCTATTCGAGTTTATGTAGCTGTATCCATAGATATTACAAATTGATCATGTCATTGTTGCATTTGTGACTCCACATGCAAGCTAAAGTGAAAATTATATCTGTtactatttagttttttgtatgtttttacttttctctggTTCTGTTATTGTAATGTCAAATGTCATAAGGTGCTATTTCAAACTAATTTCCTCTCAGGGATTAttattgtgtgtgcgtgcgtgcgtgtgtgtgtgtgtgtgtgggggggggggggggtgaacttGAGACAAGCATTTGTTGTATAtcagtttaaattaattaaatcaaagtttcagctgatttaaaaaaaaaaaaactggtcaGAATCTTAATGAATGACTGAAATATCTTCATGTATGTTACATGATATGAAGAAGTAAGTTTTCtattgttttcagtttcattaATAACTTCACACCTTTACTTAATGACCAATGAGTGGATTCTAGGGCTCTGCTCATGAATTGATATACCAACTTCTTACATAATATTACTCTTTTTCAGAATAGAGGTGAAAAATGGTCAAAATTcttaatgaacaaaaacatctcAAGTAATATTCAGTTAGTTTTAATGAACAaactcacacataaacacagagtcTCACTTTGGTTAGTgaatcaaacacaaaatactACACATGCACGATTTGCAAACGTGGTGTTTAACTTTGCATGATTCATCAAGGATGGTAATTTGAAAAGAGGCAAGGGATGGTATTTGCTCTGTGCATTAATCTTCTTTTCTCTGCCTAAACTTGTTCACTTTCTATGAGCTATCGTCTAATGCAGGCTGCTGACAGGCGGTTGGTCTTCTTTACTGTGCAGGAACTGGCGCGACTGTGTCCAGGAAAGGCTTGAGGTGGTTGTTGATGAAACTGTCCAGTGAGTCACCATGGTTGGGACGCAAATATTTCTCGTAAAGACCCAGAAGGCTTAAACGGGCCTTATCCACCAGGGGGCTTGCCTCTTGGGTCAGGCCGCTGCAAGATCCAAAAAAGAGAGACTATTTAAAAACAGTACAAGGACGTATAACTTGCCTCTACACCAGGAGATGCCTTGCGTTTTTCTGTTTAAGGTATATTGAAACataagtatatatatacatatatatatatatatatatatatatatatatatatatatatatatatatatgtaagtAATGCTTAAAAATTTTTGTTGATTTGGACAAATGTCTTAAAAAATTACTAACAGGTTATTCACTCACCTTAGGAACTTGATCAGAGCTTGGGCCTCAGGTTTCTCCTGCATGTCCTCGATGAAAGTTTTAATAAGTGATGTCTGATCGTTTTGTCCAGCGCTCTCCACCATGGGAGCAGCAGCCTCCTGCACCTTGTTGTAGAGGACCATTATTCTGCTCATGAAGGTAGACCTCATCTGATTGTACTTATCAACAAGCTCCTGCGATGGTTCAGGAACATCGCAGACGCTCACAGAAACTGGAATGAAATCAGAATTGAAGGATTATTGTGTCGCAGGCATTGgttatttgacagaaaaaaacatccttgtTAATTCAATGCATTGGAGGAATAGAAAAGAAACCATCTCTTGGTAATTTCAtccaaaatcatcttttttaatgCTGTGTGCTCCATCAGCCCAGCTTAATTGTGGAGTGTAGGAACCAGCTGAGGGCCATTGGTAGTTTCAttataatacacatttgaatGTTATAAAAGCAACATGCTCGTTTTTGCTCTTGTTCTACAAAAATTCATcctgaaaaaatgaaaagcatttaTATTCAGAATCAGCTGATTTAAACGgttacttttcttttctacaAAATAGTTTAGAATTTGTTCAAAACTCAGATTGCATAGATAGATGCCTTACCCTGCAGAGCCAGGATCAGTGCCACAACGTATTTGACATTCATTtctgaaaaacacaggaaaaaatgatttctttaaaCATTATAATGAAGTCTCTGCTTACCAAATATGACATTTTAGTTTTAGGAGGTTATAAACAAGTTGCTCAAACTGCAGAAATCCAATGCTAGAATCAAATATCTGAGTGTTTAACTCAGTTTAAACGAAGCCTTTTCGGAAGAGAATCTGCTGGAGGATGATTACCTGCTGCTGAGTTAGATGTACAGATCCAAGAAGTGACAGTCTTCTCCGACGGCGAGTTGTCTGTAACTGGGAGCTCACATCTGGACGGGATGATATAGGGGGGGACAGCAAACAAACGTCATCTGATGagcatacacacacctacacacacactcgtgcatgcacatgcacaccacacacacacacacacacacacacccacacattcaccCTAAACAAAGTCCAGTGTACATGACATATACTTGGAATACTGTACGTGGAATTATGAGTAGGGCGTTAGGCAATACAACGCTGCTCTAATGTAACTTTATCTGTTCCATACGGCGATGCACTCGGAGCCCTCCTGATACTGCACAAAATGTGTGTCAAAGTGCATGCATGTCATAACCAGCACATTTCATCTGGCAGGTAACTTAAAGCCTTAAATGTGTTGCAGCACTTTTTTGGATAATGTTAAATAGATCAACTAAAGCTTATCAGCATTTCTATGGCAGCCAGTCAAGATCAATTTATAATGACAGTTCAATGGTCAGCAGGTCTATCAACCAGTCTGGGCACATTGTTCTGATGGCACagcaatgcatgctgggatttCTGCCTTCACCTTTCACCCGGAAACCCCTGCTAAAAATTGCATGCATGGTGAAACACCATTGCTGCTGCCAGGACAATTAAGAAACATCTTATTTAATTCTTAAGCCTAACAAGTTTTATATGAGTGAAAAAAAGGATCTACTTATTAAATGATTAACTTCTCATATTTGTTCCCCACTGCCCTAATGTCTTGATTTAACTAAGCAGACAAAAAAACGATGAAGTCATATACAAGAAAAGGCGGGATGtgattgtatgtatgtattcaaTACGAGAACTGGAAGTTTCGTTTGAAATATCTTACATGGGAAATTTCACAAACACCACATTGATCAGAATTAAAAGCAGGTAAATCATCAATATAGATCAGACCGTGTGCACCGATGATCCCAGAGACAAATGTCCCTGAGGACACAATAGATCTAATTAAATGATTTTGTGTTGTTCCGTGTAGTATTGTATCGTTTCGAATCATATCTATCGTATCGTATTGTAGAAATGATACGATATAGATGACGTGTTTAATGTTGCTGAATTTGCCTTTCGATCTCTGAATTGTAGTAACTGCTTTtctaaaaatacactttaatgGATTAAacctctttctctgccttttttcGTAGTGCAAGTCAGACCCCTGCAGTAAAACCTAGCTGCTTGATGTGAACCTGGAGTTTAATTTCTTACAGTAGACTCTTTCTTTATCTCAAACAACCAGTTAGGCCAGGTGAAAGCCAGGTAAAGACATAATCAGTCCGATAAGAGTGGCAAGAACCATGGACACGCCATGAGTTaggaacatttattttgattatcaTCTTTTCTTCAGTTTACAGGCAGTTGATCGGCTGGTGTTGTTGCCTTCAGTGGATTGTAGTTATCCATGGTCGTCTGGATATTTTCCAACACAGAGCTCTTCACGCTGAAGGCCCATCCAAAGTATCTGTCAGTGACTGGTTGGATGTGGTCTTCATAGTAAGCACCAGCAAAGCCCAGTGCTTGTTCCCCAAAACCCTGGACTTTAGCTTTGGCTGCCCTATGACAGATAAAAGTacacaaaagaagaacaaagtgcaaacaacatgcaaacacaaacacattgaataATATTGCAATTCTGATaactgaagaagcagagtgggttttttctggcacaacttcaccaactaccaaggtgcgtGAAGTGTGAAAGGCATGAAGAGTTcgaaaagctccagcaacacttgtagtatgaagatcaactttattaacaaatcaGACTGACGCATTTTGGATTATGTGGCCATCATCATAGGTCATCCCTCATCAGCTTCTGATAactgaaaatactttaaaaacttGCTAACTTGCTTGCATGAATTGCCACAAAAAGATGACAGTCAGAGTACTTGTTTAAATACCTGGCTTTCTCTGCCAGCCTCTGCAGGATTCCTGGGGGGTCAGGTTGTGGAGGGGCAGCTGTAGTCTGGGCAGAAAGGGGGCCACATGCTGCAGAAGAGCATGCTTGTCAGTAgagcagaaacagagcagagatcAGACTGCTTTGAAATGAAGAAAGATCTAGAATAATCCTCTTGCAAGTCGTACCTTTCATTAGCATGATGATAGTGAAAAAAAGCTCTTTCATATGCATCTGCCaacagagaggacgagagaaaCACAATCAAAAAGGACTCATTTGTCTTAgattattatttcaaaacagaatTGTCCGTCAATCTAAGCAGTTGATGATAGATGTCTAACCATAACCAGTAAGCATTCCCAGATCAATATATTACAGGATTTTCTCAACCATGTCCCTATTCAAGAATATAGTCATCACaagtaaccaaaaaa from Labrus mixtus chromosome 11, fLabMix1.1, whole genome shotgun sequence includes the following:
- the LOC132983763 gene encoding trypsinogen-like protein 3, which codes for MNLLLLTVTLGLAGASPLPDNKVCQPDSRPWQVYLHGERSSCSGALINEWWIVTSFSCAPLPYSSTASLGEHDATVDEGTEQHIQVADVITHGPYRSPLHSLAMVRLAEPARFNQHVRPIPLPSRCPQPGETCQVSGWGSTVSNQYENDQHLKCITVPIVDDQTCINTFPEYLFWSPGMVCAGQNNTDNCLNDDSGVMVCDGQLQGVQWFRHGCSDPADPSVYTKLCLYNDWIRDVTDNYAPPLSTDSPQWTTKTASIDTFT
- the apoc2 gene encoding apolipoprotein C-II, with product MNKLLVITVLVAILALNAESFRMPRQVEEEQGTITKITGTVKSYYDSTINTARGYLESIKGLKLEEKAKNLYTDTTTAVTTYTGVLQDQLYYFFYPQQ
- the apoa2 gene encoding apolipoprotein A-II, giving the protein MNVKYVVALILALQVSVSVCDVPEPSQELVDKYNQMRSTFMSRIMVLYNKVQEAAAPMVESAGQNDQTSLIKTFIEDMQEKPEAQALIKFLSGLTQEASPLVDKARLSLLGLYEKYLRPNHGDSLDSFINNHLKPFLDTVAPVPAQ
- the apoc4 gene encoding apolipoprotein C-IV, yielding MHMKELFFTIIMLMKACGPLSAQTTAAPPQPDPPGILQRLAEKARAAKAKVQGFGEQALGFAGAYYEDHIQPVTDRYFGWAFSVKSSVLENIQTTMDNYNPLKATTPADQLPVN